In one Hemitrygon akajei chromosome 3, sHemAka1.3, whole genome shotgun sequence genomic region, the following are encoded:
- the siva1 gene encoding apoptosis regulatory protein Siva, translating into MMKRASPFGDIAPLQWKVYVTQRELSEGVLGEKYKREVYEKTKSLLFNGAQSFMGDLWTGNLDEKYTLDPILVEDNYMKEPESICNSNHDFLQGQTFLGQNGQLLRGLSYLQKSSIKAAVTNCFICLKPSNFKKPCSRCDHLLCQDCIKVCDHCTKNFCSICSVADYNDAEDKVFCYDCVS; encoded by the exons ATGATGAAGCGAGCCAGCCCGTTCGGGGACATCGCGCCGCTCCAGTGGAAAGTCTACGTGACCCAGAGGGAGCTGAGTGAAGGCGTGCTCGGGGAGAAGTACAAGCGCGAAGTGTATG AGAAAACCAAGAGCTTGCTGTTCAATGGAGCTCAGTCTTTTATGGGAGATTTATGGACTGGTAACTTGGATGAAAAATATACACTGGACCCCATACTTGTTGAGGATAACTATATGAAGGAACCTGAAAGTATTTGTAACAGTAATCATGACTTCCTCCAAGGGCAGACATTTCTaggacaaaatggacaacttCTAAGGGGTTTATCATATCTGCAAAAAT CATCCATCAAGGCAGCAGTTACAAACTGCTTTATCTGTCTGAAACCATCCAATTTCAAGAAACCTTGTTCACGGTGTGACCACTTACTATGCCAGGATTGCATCAAAGTGTGTGATCACTGCACGAAGAATTTCTGTTCAATATGTTCAGTTGCAGA TTATAATGATGCTGAGGACAAAGTGTTCTGCTATGACTGTGTCTCATGA